One Branchiostoma floridae strain S238N-H82 chromosome 1, Bfl_VNyyK, whole genome shotgun sequence genomic region harbors:
- the LOC118411853 gene encoding serine/threonine-protein phosphatase 2A 56 kDa regulatory subunit delta isoform-like isoform X3 → MPNKTKKDKAPSKNAVGAKNSGKEGGENSEEANRNRAATNNVPPPTQLTKIKLTGGQQHVVKKDKRQSSSRFNISKNRELQKLAALKDARPEEREDLFVQKLRQCCVVFDFVNDPLSDLKWKEVKRAALNEMVEYVTHNRGVITEAVYPEAVNMFSINVFRTLPPTSNPNGAEFDPEEDEPTLEAAWPHLQIVYEFFLRFLESPDFQPNTAKKYIDQKFVLQLLDLFDSEDPRERDFLKTTLHRIYGKFLGLRAYIRKQINNIFYRFIYETEHHNGIAELLEVLGSIINGFALPLKEEHKVFLLKVLLPLHKVKSLSVYHPQLAYCVVQFLEKDASLTEPVIMGLLKFWPKVHSPKEVMFLNELEEILDVIEPSEFQKVMVPLFRQLAQCVSSPHFQVAERALYYWNNEYIMSLISDNAQVILPIMFPALYKNSKTHWNKTIHGLIYNALKLFMEMNQKLFDDCTQRYKAERQKEKEKVREREEAWDRIEHIAQTNPMCDGYLENSRLPHFPGSSGSVAMETDANDDAELSLDKMNERGQKNNVGRHRLSGWSQ, encoded by the exons ATGCCCAATAAAACCAAGAAGGACAAG GCTCCTTCCAAGAATGCCGTTGGGGCGAAGAATTCCGGTAAAGAAGGAGGGGAGAACTCTGAGGAG GCTAACAGAAACCGTGCGGCGACCAACAACgtcccccctcccacccagctCACCAAGATCAAGCTGACCGGTGGGCAGCAACATGTGGTCAAGAAGGACAAGCGACAGAGCTCGTCCAGGTTCAACATCAGCAAGAACAGGGAGCTGCAGAAGCTGGCTGCGCTCAAGG ATGCCAGACCAGAGGAGAGAGAGGACCTGTTTGTCCAGAAGCTACGGCAGTGCTGCGTCGTCTTTGACTTTGTCAATGATCCCCTGAGCGACCTGAAATGGAAGGAAGTGAAGAGAGCAGCGCTGAACGAGATGGTGGAGTATGTGACCCACAACAGGGGTGTCATCACGGAGGCAGTGTATCCAGAGGCAGTCAATATG TTCTCAATAAACGTGTTCCGTACGCTGCCGCCGACATCCAACCCCAACGGAGCGGAGTTTGACCCAGAGGAAGATGAACCAACACTAGAGGCTGCGTGGCCACATTTACAG ATCGTTTATGAGTTCTTCCTGAGGTTCTTGGAGTCCCCAGACTTCCAACCAAACACAGCCAAGAAGTACATAGACCAGAAGTTTGTTTTACAG CTGCTGGACCTGTTTGACAGTGAAGACCCCAGGGAGCGGGATTTCTTGAAAACGACGCTGCATCGCATCTATGGCAAATTCCTCGGGCTCAGGGCTTACATCAGAAAACAGATCAATAACATATTTTATAG GTTTATATATGAAACAGAACACCACAACGGCATAGCAGAACTTCTAGAGGTCTTGGGAAG TATAATCAATGGGTTTGCGCTGCCGCTGAAGGAGGAACATAAGGTGTTCTTACTGAAGGTCCTGCTGCCCCTCCACAAGGTCAAGTCTCTCAGTGTCTACCATCCGCAGCTGGCCTACTGTGTAGTCCAATTCCTAGAGAAGGATGCTAGTCTTACAGAACCG GTAATAATGGGGTTGCTAAAGTTCTGGCCAAAGGTCCATAGTCCAAAAGAG GTAATGTTCCTGAATGAATTAGAGGAAATCCTAGACGTGATTGAGCCCTCTGAGTTCCAGAAGGTTATGGTCCCCCTCTTCAGACAGCTGGCGCAGTGTGTCTCCAGTCCACATTTCCAG GTAGCAGAAAGAGCGTTGTATTACTGGAACAACGAGTACATAATGAGTTTGATCAGTGACAACGCTCAGGTCATACTTCCCATCATGTTCCCAGCTCTCTACAAGAACTCCAAAACACACTGGAACAA GACAATCCATGGCCTGATCTACAATGCTTTAAAGCTGTTTATGGAGATGAACCAGAAGTTGTTTGACGACTGTACCCAACGGTACAAAGCAGAGAGACAAAA agaaaaagaaaaggttAGGGAAAGAGAAGAGGCTTGGGATAGGATAGAACACATAGCTCAGACCAATCCTATG TGCGACGGGTATCTTGAAAACTCTAGGCTACCGCATTTCCCTGGCAGCAGCGGGtccgttgccatggaaacagacGCCAATGACGATGCGGAGCTGTCCTTAgacaaaatgaatgaaagagGACAG AAGAACAATGTTGGGCGCCATCGGTTATCGG GCTGGAGTCAGTAG
- the LOC118411853 gene encoding serine/threonine-protein phosphatase 2A 56 kDa regulatory subunit gamma isoform-like isoform X5 has product MRVNGGPLTSRRPTNAVAPMEIMVTDARPEEREDLFVQKLRQCCVVFDFVNDPLSDLKWKEVKRAALNEMVEYVTHNRGVITEAVYPEAVNMFSINVFRTLPPTSNPNGAEFDPEEDEPTLEAAWPHLQIVYEFFLRFLESPDFQPNTAKKYIDQKFVLQLLDLFDSEDPRERDFLKTTLHRIYGKFLGLRAYIRKQINNIFYRFIYETEHHNGIAELLEVLGSIINGFALPLKEEHKVFLLKVLLPLHKVKSLSVYHPQLAYCVVQFLEKDASLTEPVIMGLLKFWPKVHSPKEVMFLNELEEILDVIEPSEFQKVMVPLFRQLAQCVSSPHFQVAERALYYWNNEYIMSLISDNAQVILPIMFPALYKNSKTHWNKTIHGLIYNALKLFMEMNQKLFDDCTQRYKAERQKEKEKVREREEAWDRIEHIAQTNPMCDGYLENSRLPHFPGSSGSVAMETDANDDAELSLDKMNERGQAGVSRGKDLKKMLPRRKSELPHDSLTMRALSDHKRADDYLTTSPETS; this is encoded by the exons ATGCGGGTGAATGGGGGTCCTCTGACTTCACGCCGACCCACCAACGCTGTAGCACCAATGGAAATCATGGTTACCG ATGCCAGACCAGAGGAGAGAGAGGACCTGTTTGTCCAGAAGCTACGGCAGTGCTGCGTCGTCTTTGACTTTGTCAATGATCCCCTGAGCGACCTGAAATGGAAGGAAGTGAAGAGAGCAGCGCTGAACGAGATGGTGGAGTATGTGACCCACAACAGGGGTGTCATCACGGAGGCAGTGTATCCAGAGGCAGTCAATATG TTCTCAATAAACGTGTTCCGTACGCTGCCGCCGACATCCAACCCCAACGGAGCGGAGTTTGACCCAGAGGAAGATGAACCAACACTAGAGGCTGCGTGGCCACATTTACAG ATCGTTTATGAGTTCTTCCTGAGGTTCTTGGAGTCCCCAGACTTCCAACCAAACACAGCCAAGAAGTACATAGACCAGAAGTTTGTTTTACAG CTGCTGGACCTGTTTGACAGTGAAGACCCCAGGGAGCGGGATTTCTTGAAAACGACGCTGCATCGCATCTATGGCAAATTCCTCGGGCTCAGGGCTTACATCAGAAAACAGATCAATAACATATTTTATAG GTTTATATATGAAACAGAACACCACAACGGCATAGCAGAACTTCTAGAGGTCTTGGGAAG TATAATCAATGGGTTTGCGCTGCCGCTGAAGGAGGAACATAAGGTGTTCTTACTGAAGGTCCTGCTGCCCCTCCACAAGGTCAAGTCTCTCAGTGTCTACCATCCGCAGCTGGCCTACTGTGTAGTCCAATTCCTAGAGAAGGATGCTAGTCTTACAGAACCG GTAATAATGGGGTTGCTAAAGTTCTGGCCAAAGGTCCATAGTCCAAAAGAG GTAATGTTCCTGAATGAATTAGAGGAAATCCTAGACGTGATTGAGCCCTCTGAGTTCCAGAAGGTTATGGTCCCCCTCTTCAGACAGCTGGCGCAGTGTGTCTCCAGTCCACATTTCCAG GTAGCAGAAAGAGCGTTGTATTACTGGAACAACGAGTACATAATGAGTTTGATCAGTGACAACGCTCAGGTCATACTTCCCATCATGTTCCCAGCTCTCTACAAGAACTCCAAAACACACTGGAACAA GACAATCCATGGCCTGATCTACAATGCTTTAAAGCTGTTTATGGAGATGAACCAGAAGTTGTTTGACGACTGTACCCAACGGTACAAAGCAGAGAGACAAAA agaaaaagaaaaggttAGGGAAAGAGAAGAGGCTTGGGATAGGATAGAACACATAGCTCAGACCAATCCTATG TGCGACGGGTATCTTGAAAACTCTAGGCTACCGCATTTCCCTGGCAGCAGCGGGtccgttgccatggaaacagacGCCAATGACGATGCGGAGCTGTCCTTAgacaaaatgaatgaaagagGACAG GCTGGAGTCAGTAGGGGTAAAGATTTGAAGAAGATGCTGCCGCGCCGGAAGTCAGAGCTCCCCCATGACTCCCTGACCATGCGAGCTTTGTCTGATCACAAACGTGCCGACGATTACCTCACTACCTCCCCCGAAACCAGCTGA
- the LOC118411853 gene encoding serine/threonine-protein phosphatase 2A 56 kDa regulatory subunit gamma isoform-like isoform X1 translates to MPNKTKKDKAPSKNAVGAKNSGKEGGENSEEANRNRAATNNVPPPTQLTKIKLTGGQQHVVKKDKRQSSSRFNISKNRELQKLAALKDARPEEREDLFVQKLRQCCVVFDFVNDPLSDLKWKEVKRAALNEMVEYVTHNRGVITEAVYPEAVNMFSINVFRTLPPTSNPNGAEFDPEEDEPTLEAAWPHLQIVYEFFLRFLESPDFQPNTAKKYIDQKFVLQLLDLFDSEDPRERDFLKTTLHRIYGKFLGLRAYIRKQINNIFYRFIYETEHHNGIAELLEVLGSIINGFALPLKEEHKVFLLKVLLPLHKVKSLSVYHPQLAYCVVQFLEKDASLTEPVIMGLLKFWPKVHSPKEVMFLNELEEILDVIEPSEFQKVMVPLFRQLAQCVSSPHFQVAERALYYWNNEYIMSLISDNAQVILPIMFPALYKNSKTHWNKTIHGLIYNALKLFMEMNQKLFDDCTQRYKAERQKEKEKVREREEAWDRIEHIAQTNPMCDGYLENSRLPHFPGSSGSVAMETDANDDAELSLDKMNERGQAGVSRGKDLKKMLPRRKSELPHDSLTMRALSDHKRADDYLTTSPETS, encoded by the exons ATGCCCAATAAAACCAAGAAGGACAAG GCTCCTTCCAAGAATGCCGTTGGGGCGAAGAATTCCGGTAAAGAAGGAGGGGAGAACTCTGAGGAG GCTAACAGAAACCGTGCGGCGACCAACAACgtcccccctcccacccagctCACCAAGATCAAGCTGACCGGTGGGCAGCAACATGTGGTCAAGAAGGACAAGCGACAGAGCTCGTCCAGGTTCAACATCAGCAAGAACAGGGAGCTGCAGAAGCTGGCTGCGCTCAAGG ATGCCAGACCAGAGGAGAGAGAGGACCTGTTTGTCCAGAAGCTACGGCAGTGCTGCGTCGTCTTTGACTTTGTCAATGATCCCCTGAGCGACCTGAAATGGAAGGAAGTGAAGAGAGCAGCGCTGAACGAGATGGTGGAGTATGTGACCCACAACAGGGGTGTCATCACGGAGGCAGTGTATCCAGAGGCAGTCAATATG TTCTCAATAAACGTGTTCCGTACGCTGCCGCCGACATCCAACCCCAACGGAGCGGAGTTTGACCCAGAGGAAGATGAACCAACACTAGAGGCTGCGTGGCCACATTTACAG ATCGTTTATGAGTTCTTCCTGAGGTTCTTGGAGTCCCCAGACTTCCAACCAAACACAGCCAAGAAGTACATAGACCAGAAGTTTGTTTTACAG CTGCTGGACCTGTTTGACAGTGAAGACCCCAGGGAGCGGGATTTCTTGAAAACGACGCTGCATCGCATCTATGGCAAATTCCTCGGGCTCAGGGCTTACATCAGAAAACAGATCAATAACATATTTTATAG GTTTATATATGAAACAGAACACCACAACGGCATAGCAGAACTTCTAGAGGTCTTGGGAAG TATAATCAATGGGTTTGCGCTGCCGCTGAAGGAGGAACATAAGGTGTTCTTACTGAAGGTCCTGCTGCCCCTCCACAAGGTCAAGTCTCTCAGTGTCTACCATCCGCAGCTGGCCTACTGTGTAGTCCAATTCCTAGAGAAGGATGCTAGTCTTACAGAACCG GTAATAATGGGGTTGCTAAAGTTCTGGCCAAAGGTCCATAGTCCAAAAGAG GTAATGTTCCTGAATGAATTAGAGGAAATCCTAGACGTGATTGAGCCCTCTGAGTTCCAGAAGGTTATGGTCCCCCTCTTCAGACAGCTGGCGCAGTGTGTCTCCAGTCCACATTTCCAG GTAGCAGAAAGAGCGTTGTATTACTGGAACAACGAGTACATAATGAGTTTGATCAGTGACAACGCTCAGGTCATACTTCCCATCATGTTCCCAGCTCTCTACAAGAACTCCAAAACACACTGGAACAA GACAATCCATGGCCTGATCTACAATGCTTTAAAGCTGTTTATGGAGATGAACCAGAAGTTGTTTGACGACTGTACCCAACGGTACAAAGCAGAGAGACAAAA agaaaaagaaaaggttAGGGAAAGAGAAGAGGCTTGGGATAGGATAGAACACATAGCTCAGACCAATCCTATG TGCGACGGGTATCTTGAAAACTCTAGGCTACCGCATTTCCCTGGCAGCAGCGGGtccgttgccatggaaacagacGCCAATGACGATGCGGAGCTGTCCTTAgacaaaatgaatgaaagagGACAG GCTGGAGTCAGTAGGGGTAAAGATTTGAAGAAGATGCTGCCGCGCCGGAAGTCAGAGCTCCCCCATGACTCCCTGACCATGCGAGCTTTGTCTGATCACAAACGTGCCGACGATTACCTCACTACCTCCCCCGAAACCAGCTGA
- the LOC118411853 gene encoding serine/threonine-protein phosphatase 2A 56 kDa regulatory subunit delta isoform-like isoform X6, which translates to MPNKTKKDKAPSKNAVGAKNSGKEGGENSEEANRNRAATNNVPPPTQLTKIKLTGGQQHVVKKDKRQSSSRFNISKNRELQKLAALKDARPEEREDLFVQKLRQCCVVFDFVNDPLSDLKWKEVKRAALNEMVEYVTHNRGVITEAVYPEAVNMFSINVFRTLPPTSNPNGAEFDPEEDEPTLEAAWPHLQIVYEFFLRFLESPDFQPNTAKKYIDQKFVLQLLDLFDSEDPRERDFLKTTLHRIYGKFLGLRAYIRKQINNIFYRFIYETEHHNGIAELLEVLGSIINGFALPLKEEHKVFLLKVLLPLHKVKSLSVYHPQLAYCVVQFLEKDASLTEPVIMGLLKFWPKVHSPKEVMFLNELEEILDVIEPSEFQKVMVPLFRQLAQCVSSPHFQVAERALYYWNNEYIMSLISDNAQVILPIMFPALYKNSKTHWNKTIHGLIYNALKLFMEMNQKLFDDCTQRYKAERQKEKEKVREREEAWDRIEHIAQTNPMKNNVGRHRLSGWSQ; encoded by the exons ATGCCCAATAAAACCAAGAAGGACAAG GCTCCTTCCAAGAATGCCGTTGGGGCGAAGAATTCCGGTAAAGAAGGAGGGGAGAACTCTGAGGAG GCTAACAGAAACCGTGCGGCGACCAACAACgtcccccctcccacccagctCACCAAGATCAAGCTGACCGGTGGGCAGCAACATGTGGTCAAGAAGGACAAGCGACAGAGCTCGTCCAGGTTCAACATCAGCAAGAACAGGGAGCTGCAGAAGCTGGCTGCGCTCAAGG ATGCCAGACCAGAGGAGAGAGAGGACCTGTTTGTCCAGAAGCTACGGCAGTGCTGCGTCGTCTTTGACTTTGTCAATGATCCCCTGAGCGACCTGAAATGGAAGGAAGTGAAGAGAGCAGCGCTGAACGAGATGGTGGAGTATGTGACCCACAACAGGGGTGTCATCACGGAGGCAGTGTATCCAGAGGCAGTCAATATG TTCTCAATAAACGTGTTCCGTACGCTGCCGCCGACATCCAACCCCAACGGAGCGGAGTTTGACCCAGAGGAAGATGAACCAACACTAGAGGCTGCGTGGCCACATTTACAG ATCGTTTATGAGTTCTTCCTGAGGTTCTTGGAGTCCCCAGACTTCCAACCAAACACAGCCAAGAAGTACATAGACCAGAAGTTTGTTTTACAG CTGCTGGACCTGTTTGACAGTGAAGACCCCAGGGAGCGGGATTTCTTGAAAACGACGCTGCATCGCATCTATGGCAAATTCCTCGGGCTCAGGGCTTACATCAGAAAACAGATCAATAACATATTTTATAG GTTTATATATGAAACAGAACACCACAACGGCATAGCAGAACTTCTAGAGGTCTTGGGAAG TATAATCAATGGGTTTGCGCTGCCGCTGAAGGAGGAACATAAGGTGTTCTTACTGAAGGTCCTGCTGCCCCTCCACAAGGTCAAGTCTCTCAGTGTCTACCATCCGCAGCTGGCCTACTGTGTAGTCCAATTCCTAGAGAAGGATGCTAGTCTTACAGAACCG GTAATAATGGGGTTGCTAAAGTTCTGGCCAAAGGTCCATAGTCCAAAAGAG GTAATGTTCCTGAATGAATTAGAGGAAATCCTAGACGTGATTGAGCCCTCTGAGTTCCAGAAGGTTATGGTCCCCCTCTTCAGACAGCTGGCGCAGTGTGTCTCCAGTCCACATTTCCAG GTAGCAGAAAGAGCGTTGTATTACTGGAACAACGAGTACATAATGAGTTTGATCAGTGACAACGCTCAGGTCATACTTCCCATCATGTTCCCAGCTCTCTACAAGAACTCCAAAACACACTGGAACAA GACAATCCATGGCCTGATCTACAATGCTTTAAAGCTGTTTATGGAGATGAACCAGAAGTTGTTTGACGACTGTACCCAACGGTACAAAGCAGAGAGACAAAA agaaaaagaaaaggttAGGGAAAGAGAAGAGGCTTGGGATAGGATAGAACACATAGCTCAGACCAATCCTATG AAGAACAATGTTGGGCGCCATCGGTTATCGG GCTGGAGTCAGTAG
- the LOC118411853 gene encoding serine/threonine-protein phosphatase 2A 56 kDa regulatory subunit gamma isoform-like isoform X2: protein MPNKTKKDKAPSKNAVGAKNSGKEGGENSEELTKIKLTGGQQHVVKKDKRQSSSRFNISKNRELQKLAALKDARPEEREDLFVQKLRQCCVVFDFVNDPLSDLKWKEVKRAALNEMVEYVTHNRGVITEAVYPEAVNMFSINVFRTLPPTSNPNGAEFDPEEDEPTLEAAWPHLQIVYEFFLRFLESPDFQPNTAKKYIDQKFVLQLLDLFDSEDPRERDFLKTTLHRIYGKFLGLRAYIRKQINNIFYRFIYETEHHNGIAELLEVLGSIINGFALPLKEEHKVFLLKVLLPLHKVKSLSVYHPQLAYCVVQFLEKDASLTEPVIMGLLKFWPKVHSPKEVMFLNELEEILDVIEPSEFQKVMVPLFRQLAQCVSSPHFQVAERALYYWNNEYIMSLISDNAQVILPIMFPALYKNSKTHWNKTIHGLIYNALKLFMEMNQKLFDDCTQRYKAERQKEKEKVREREEAWDRIEHIAQTNPMCDGYLENSRLPHFPGSSGSVAMETDANDDAELSLDKMNERGQAGVSRGKDLKKMLPRRKSELPHDSLTMRALSDHKRADDYLTTSPETS from the exons ATGCCCAATAAAACCAAGAAGGACAAG GCTCCTTCCAAGAATGCCGTTGGGGCGAAGAATTCCGGTAAAGAAGGAGGGGAGAACTCTGAGGAG ctCACCAAGATCAAGCTGACCGGTGGGCAGCAACATGTGGTCAAGAAGGACAAGCGACAGAGCTCGTCCAGGTTCAACATCAGCAAGAACAGGGAGCTGCAGAAGCTGGCTGCGCTCAAGG ATGCCAGACCAGAGGAGAGAGAGGACCTGTTTGTCCAGAAGCTACGGCAGTGCTGCGTCGTCTTTGACTTTGTCAATGATCCCCTGAGCGACCTGAAATGGAAGGAAGTGAAGAGAGCAGCGCTGAACGAGATGGTGGAGTATGTGACCCACAACAGGGGTGTCATCACGGAGGCAGTGTATCCAGAGGCAGTCAATATG TTCTCAATAAACGTGTTCCGTACGCTGCCGCCGACATCCAACCCCAACGGAGCGGAGTTTGACCCAGAGGAAGATGAACCAACACTAGAGGCTGCGTGGCCACATTTACAG ATCGTTTATGAGTTCTTCCTGAGGTTCTTGGAGTCCCCAGACTTCCAACCAAACACAGCCAAGAAGTACATAGACCAGAAGTTTGTTTTACAG CTGCTGGACCTGTTTGACAGTGAAGACCCCAGGGAGCGGGATTTCTTGAAAACGACGCTGCATCGCATCTATGGCAAATTCCTCGGGCTCAGGGCTTACATCAGAAAACAGATCAATAACATATTTTATAG GTTTATATATGAAACAGAACACCACAACGGCATAGCAGAACTTCTAGAGGTCTTGGGAAG TATAATCAATGGGTTTGCGCTGCCGCTGAAGGAGGAACATAAGGTGTTCTTACTGAAGGTCCTGCTGCCCCTCCACAAGGTCAAGTCTCTCAGTGTCTACCATCCGCAGCTGGCCTACTGTGTAGTCCAATTCCTAGAGAAGGATGCTAGTCTTACAGAACCG GTAATAATGGGGTTGCTAAAGTTCTGGCCAAAGGTCCATAGTCCAAAAGAG GTAATGTTCCTGAATGAATTAGAGGAAATCCTAGACGTGATTGAGCCCTCTGAGTTCCAGAAGGTTATGGTCCCCCTCTTCAGACAGCTGGCGCAGTGTGTCTCCAGTCCACATTTCCAG GTAGCAGAAAGAGCGTTGTATTACTGGAACAACGAGTACATAATGAGTTTGATCAGTGACAACGCTCAGGTCATACTTCCCATCATGTTCCCAGCTCTCTACAAGAACTCCAAAACACACTGGAACAA GACAATCCATGGCCTGATCTACAATGCTTTAAAGCTGTTTATGGAGATGAACCAGAAGTTGTTTGACGACTGTACCCAACGGTACAAAGCAGAGAGACAAAA agaaaaagaaaaggttAGGGAAAGAGAAGAGGCTTGGGATAGGATAGAACACATAGCTCAGACCAATCCTATG TGCGACGGGTATCTTGAAAACTCTAGGCTACCGCATTTCCCTGGCAGCAGCGGGtccgttgccatggaaacagacGCCAATGACGATGCGGAGCTGTCCTTAgacaaaatgaatgaaagagGACAG GCTGGAGTCAGTAGGGGTAAAGATTTGAAGAAGATGCTGCCGCGCCGGAAGTCAGAGCTCCCCCATGACTCCCTGACCATGCGAGCTTTGTCTGATCACAAACGTGCCGACGATTACCTCACTACCTCCCCCGAAACCAGCTGA
- the LOC118411853 gene encoding serine/threonine-protein phosphatase 2A 56 kDa regulatory subunit delta isoform-like isoform X4, translated as MPNKTKKDKAPSKNAVGAKNSGKEGGENSEEANRNRAATNNVPPPTQLTKIKLTGGQQHVVKKDKRQSSSRFNISKNRELQKLAALKDARPEEREDLFVQKLRQCCVVFDFVNDPLSDLKWKEVKRAALNEMVEYVTHNRGVITEAVYPEAVNMFSINVFRTLPPTSNPNGAEFDPEEDEPTLEAAWPHLQIVYEFFLRFLESPDFQPNTAKKYIDQKFVLQLLDLFDSEDPRERDFLKTTLHRIYGKFLGLRAYIRKQINNIFYRFIYETEHHNGIAELLEVLGSIINGFALPLKEEHKVFLLKVLLPLHKVKSLSVYHPQLAYCVVQFLEKDASLTEPVIMGLLKFWPKVHSPKEVMFLNELEEILDVIEPSEFQKVMVPLFRQLAQCVSSPHFQVAERALYYWNNEYIMSLISDNAQVILPIMFPALYKNSKTHWNKTIHGLIYNALKLFMEMNQKLFDDCTQRYKAERQKEKEKVREREEAWDRIEHIAQTNPMAGVSRGKDLKKMLPRRKSELPHDSLTMRALSDHKRADDYLTTSPETS; from the exons ATGCCCAATAAAACCAAGAAGGACAAG GCTCCTTCCAAGAATGCCGTTGGGGCGAAGAATTCCGGTAAAGAAGGAGGGGAGAACTCTGAGGAG GCTAACAGAAACCGTGCGGCGACCAACAACgtcccccctcccacccagctCACCAAGATCAAGCTGACCGGTGGGCAGCAACATGTGGTCAAGAAGGACAAGCGACAGAGCTCGTCCAGGTTCAACATCAGCAAGAACAGGGAGCTGCAGAAGCTGGCTGCGCTCAAGG ATGCCAGACCAGAGGAGAGAGAGGACCTGTTTGTCCAGAAGCTACGGCAGTGCTGCGTCGTCTTTGACTTTGTCAATGATCCCCTGAGCGACCTGAAATGGAAGGAAGTGAAGAGAGCAGCGCTGAACGAGATGGTGGAGTATGTGACCCACAACAGGGGTGTCATCACGGAGGCAGTGTATCCAGAGGCAGTCAATATG TTCTCAATAAACGTGTTCCGTACGCTGCCGCCGACATCCAACCCCAACGGAGCGGAGTTTGACCCAGAGGAAGATGAACCAACACTAGAGGCTGCGTGGCCACATTTACAG ATCGTTTATGAGTTCTTCCTGAGGTTCTTGGAGTCCCCAGACTTCCAACCAAACACAGCCAAGAAGTACATAGACCAGAAGTTTGTTTTACAG CTGCTGGACCTGTTTGACAGTGAAGACCCCAGGGAGCGGGATTTCTTGAAAACGACGCTGCATCGCATCTATGGCAAATTCCTCGGGCTCAGGGCTTACATCAGAAAACAGATCAATAACATATTTTATAG GTTTATATATGAAACAGAACACCACAACGGCATAGCAGAACTTCTAGAGGTCTTGGGAAG TATAATCAATGGGTTTGCGCTGCCGCTGAAGGAGGAACATAAGGTGTTCTTACTGAAGGTCCTGCTGCCCCTCCACAAGGTCAAGTCTCTCAGTGTCTACCATCCGCAGCTGGCCTACTGTGTAGTCCAATTCCTAGAGAAGGATGCTAGTCTTACAGAACCG GTAATAATGGGGTTGCTAAAGTTCTGGCCAAAGGTCCATAGTCCAAAAGAG GTAATGTTCCTGAATGAATTAGAGGAAATCCTAGACGTGATTGAGCCCTCTGAGTTCCAGAAGGTTATGGTCCCCCTCTTCAGACAGCTGGCGCAGTGTGTCTCCAGTCCACATTTCCAG GTAGCAGAAAGAGCGTTGTATTACTGGAACAACGAGTACATAATGAGTTTGATCAGTGACAACGCTCAGGTCATACTTCCCATCATGTTCCCAGCTCTCTACAAGAACTCCAAAACACACTGGAACAA GACAATCCATGGCCTGATCTACAATGCTTTAAAGCTGTTTATGGAGATGAACCAGAAGTTGTTTGACGACTGTACCCAACGGTACAAAGCAGAGAGACAAAA agaaaaagaaaaggttAGGGAAAGAGAAGAGGCTTGGGATAGGATAGAACACATAGCTCAGACCAATCCTATG GCTGGAGTCAGTAGGGGTAAAGATTTGAAGAAGATGCTGCCGCGCCGGAAGTCAGAGCTCCCCCATGACTCCCTGACCATGCGAGCTTTGTCTGATCACAAACGTGCCGACGATTACCTCACTACCTCCCCCGAAACCAGCTGA